TATAGGATCTAATGGAAGGTTGAGAAGAGATGGTTATGGAGTAGGAAAGAGCCGTTTATATGGAGGTCAGGTAGGAATAGATAGAGTATTTGGGAACAGCTTAATATTAGGGACAGCGTTATCGTATTCAAGAACGGATGTAAAATTTGACAGATATGGTGGAGAATCGAAGGGTACGAATTTTGGAGTATCATTATATGGAAGATTGGGTAATAAAGAGGTACCGTATTATTTACAGGGAAGAATAGGAGTAGGCTTTGTAGATAGTGATGTAGAAAGAGATATATTGTTAGGGACGGGTTCAGTAACTAGAGCTAAGATAAACCATGATGATAGAGTGTATTCAGGATATTTGGAAAGCGGATATAATTTTATTAGGAATGGTATGACATTAACTCCTTTTGTTGGTTTGAGTCATGATACGGTAGTAAGGGGTTCTTTTAGGGAAGAGAACAGCCAGTTTGGTTTAAGTTCGGAAAAGGCAAAGTATCATCAGACATCGGGGTTATTGGGATTGAGATTGGGCAAGAAAATGGTTTGGAGTAATGGAATTGTTACGACAATTCAGGGATATGTAACACATCAGATG
The DNA window shown above is from Leptotrichia sp. OH3620_COT-345 and carries:
- a CDS encoding autotransporter domain-containing protein, with amino-acid sequence VTLSRKNVEEYVTSLETTDEMRRVAAQNIETSFKELDSQIEKGDIPLEFAKSAAMIQKMSLPTSSAILDSLSGQIYASAQALTFQQSETVNKDLSNRLVMLGTLDNLGEKAGIWVTGIGSNGRLRRDGYGVGKSRLYGGQVGIDRVFGNSLILGTALSYSRTDVKFDRYGGESKGTNFGVSLYGRLGNKEVPYYLQGRIGVGFVDSDVERDILLGTGSVTRAKINHDDRVYSGYLESGYNFIRNGMTLTPFVGLSHDTVVRGSFREENSQFGLSSEKAKYHQTSGLLGLRLGKKMVWSNGIVTTIQGYVTHQMDFKEEDLSFEASYTGLSGAKFRVRGIGLPKDRTWTGLGVLTEVNPNISWYVNYDAKIEKKKINNNVFTTGFRINF